A single window of Magnetococcus marinus MC-1 DNA harbors:
- a CDS encoding AEC family transporter translates to MLEIVAALGPVFLLVLAGVVLNLLRFPGDDFWPLAERFVYFLLFPALLIRTLGGANFNDVAVTPLALSVVVPLLLVTALMLLAGPLVHRRGAGFTSVYQGAIRFNTYVALSAAEQLFGEAGLALAAMTIAWMIPLINILCVGVFALKIKEDAFSWRSIGRNLAHNPLIVGCTVGLLLNISGIGLPGWLGPSLNLLGQPALPLGLLAVGVGLHLHLDRGVLRDLGLSALIKFMLMPLLVYGVGRLVGLQGMGLQIAVLFFAMPTASSAYILAKQMGGDAPLMAKVITGQTLLAMLTLPLTMALVSRL, encoded by the coding sequence ATGCTGGAAATCGTTGCTGCTTTAGGGCCGGTTTTTCTGCTGGTGCTGGCCGGGGTCGTTTTAAACCTATTGCGTTTTCCAGGGGATGACTTTTGGCCCCTGGCGGAGCGTTTTGTCTATTTTCTGCTGTTTCCGGCGCTCTTAATCCGCACCTTAGGCGGAGCCAATTTTAACGATGTGGCGGTGACCCCTTTGGCGCTGTCGGTGGTGGTCCCCCTGCTGCTGGTCACAGCGCTCATGTTGCTGGCTGGCCCCTTGGTCCACCGTCGCGGGGCGGGCTTTACCTCGGTCTATCAAGGGGCCATACGCTTTAATACCTACGTGGCACTCTCCGCCGCCGAGCAGCTTTTTGGTGAGGCCGGCTTGGCCCTAGCGGCCATGACCATCGCCTGGATGATCCCCCTGATCAATATTTTATGCGTCGGGGTTTTTGCCTTAAAAATTAAGGAAGATGCCTTTTCTTGGCGTAGTATAGGCCGTAATCTGGCCCATAACCCACTGATTGTAGGCTGCACCGTGGGTTTATTGCTGAACATAAGCGGGATTGGTCTGCCGGGCTGGTTGGGGCCAAGCCTAAACCTGCTGGGTCAACCCGCCCTGCCCCTGGGGCTATTGGCGGTTGGTGTGGGGCTGCACCTGCACCTCGACCGGGGGGTGTTGCGGGATCTGGGGCTGTCCGCCCTCATTAAATTTATGCTCATGCCGCTGCTGGTCTATGGGGTGGGACGGCTGGTTGGCTTGCAGGGCATGGGCTTGCAAATCGCGGTGCTGTTTTTCGCCATGCCCACAGCCTCCTCCGCCTATATCCTGGCCAAACAGATGGGCGGTGACGCCCCCTTGATGGCTAAAGTGATTACCGGGCAGACCCTTTTAGCCATGCTCACCCTACCCTTAACCATGGCCTTGGTAAGCCGCTTATAA
- a CDS encoding XdhC family protein produces MATQTQEPQLLIVGCKKIGRLMARTAATLGWSVTVMDQDTPQYPWPPNVESIPHHFLKTELGIPPNTHAIINRGHKKDAEVVQALVKRGAKHIYLIASATRGQEVLDEAMAGLDKKSQKKLQKMISVPAGLDLGGEDTASIALSILAEIQLRHQGGSGGVLNDQRPAKLAKATPSQANRPCPGKAS; encoded by the coding sequence ATGGCAACGCAAACCCAGGAGCCCCAACTATTGATTGTGGGCTGCAAAAAAATAGGCCGTTTAATGGCGCGTACGGCGGCGACCCTGGGTTGGAGTGTCACGGTCATGGACCAAGATACGCCGCAATACCCCTGGCCCCCCAATGTGGAGAGCATCCCCCACCATTTTTTAAAGACCGAGTTGGGTATACCCCCCAACACCCACGCCATTATAAACCGTGGCCATAAAAAGGATGCGGAGGTGGTGCAGGCTTTGGTTAAGCGGGGGGCTAAGCACATCTATTTAATTGCCTCTGCCACGCGCGGGCAGGAGGTGCTGGACGAGGCCATGGCCGGTTTGGATAAAAAGAGCCAAAAAAAGCTGCAAAAAATGATTTCAGTCCCAGCGGGTTTGGATCTGGGCGGTGAGGATACCGCCAGTATCGCGCTCTCTATTTTGGCGGAGATCCAACTACGCCACCAAGGTGGCAGCGGTGGGGTGCTCAACGACCAGCGCCCTGCCAAATTGGCCAAGGCCACCCCCAGCCAAGCCAACCGCCCCTGCCCGGGTAAAGCGTCATAA
- a CDS encoding KAP family P-loop NTPase fold protein, producing MGYLNDTETIDIEQLGAAQFAKPIQSMILEVTPPFSFSIGARWGGGKSSTLRALWASLTHGYATDTSIEGKLPASLELDAEQKKKKRGLYVKTVWFNPWQHQHEQNPLVPLLHEIREQMRHQTLHQGLAGCATVFEAGIHTMGALIDDAQNISYGRNLVSSGKTFMTQVQSVAQRKEKQNFSGRLESQYFRSAFEDAVIKVVSPKLATKSNNQTGVRLVVFIDDLDRCSDQTVFTLLESIKLYLSSKYCIFVFGMDRGHVENAVAKAAMFTPVEAAQYVEKLFQTRLTLPSPSHDQIKKFVQEMLKKTEEFKSLEDEKLSRLAELLSVLSPNNPRFIKNLINGLILYKKLFLEKENNDKQSELKDHIHPLLLVHYLRTVFPDAYELLAQRQTGALQALLHVCVGDDPSQDDRKRYYAKILENPLISPENKPPAFDAAVKPSMDTEEFRHVRASAWRAKAIQRFRDEFAKAFNPNTQGADSVESSATETVADGTPRESTTSVEPEYAKIERYLV from the coding sequence ATGGGCTATTTGAATGATACTGAAACGATAGATATTGAACAACTTGGTGCTGCTCAGTTTGCCAAGCCAATTCAAAGCATGATCCTAGAGGTTACCCCTCCTTTCTCCTTTTCAATTGGAGCACGTTGGGGGGGTGGTAAAAGCTCTACGTTGCGTGCCTTGTGGGCCAGTTTAACACATGGATATGCAACGGATACATCCATAGAAGGTAAACTGCCTGCAAGCTTAGAGTTGGATGCCGAGCAGAAGAAAAAAAAGCGGGGCCTATATGTTAAAACGGTGTGGTTTAATCCTTGGCAACATCAACATGAACAAAACCCGCTAGTGCCTTTGTTGCATGAAATTCGTGAACAAATGCGTCACCAAACCCTTCATCAAGGTTTAGCAGGCTGTGCAACCGTGTTTGAAGCAGGGATACACACCATGGGTGCGCTGATTGATGATGCTCAAAACATATCTTATGGGCGTAATCTTGTCTCATCGGGCAAAACTTTTATGACCCAGGTGCAGAGCGTTGCTCAGCGTAAAGAGAAGCAAAACTTCTCTGGTCGTTTGGAGTCGCAGTATTTCCGCTCGGCTTTTGAGGACGCCGTCATTAAGGTTGTTTCACCAAAACTTGCCACCAAAAGCAATAATCAAACGGGTGTTCGACTGGTCGTATTTATTGATGACCTAGATCGCTGTAGTGATCAAACGGTCTTTACTCTGTTGGAATCAATTAAGCTCTACCTAAGCAGTAAATATTGTATCTTTGTTTTTGGTATGGATCGTGGGCATGTCGAAAATGCTGTGGCAAAGGCCGCCATGTTTACCCCGGTTGAAGCAGCCCAATATGTAGAGAAGCTTTTTCAAACCCGCCTAACCTTACCTTCCCCAAGCCATGATCAGATTAAGAAATTTGTGCAGGAGATGCTCAAAAAGACGGAGGAGTTTAAATCACTCGAAGACGAAAAATTGTCACGTTTGGCGGAGCTGCTTTCTGTGCTGTCACCTAATAATCCACGTTTTATAAAGAATTTAATTAATGGTTTGATTTTGTATAAAAAGCTGTTTTTAGAGAAGGAGAATAATGACAAACAGAGTGAGCTAAAGGATCATATTCATCCATTATTGTTGGTTCATTACCTGCGCACGGTTTTTCCCGATGCCTATGAGCTATTGGCGCAACGCCAAACGGGGGCCTTACAGGCTCTGCTGCATGTGTGTGTTGGTGATGATCCTAGTCAGGATGACCGCAAACGCTACTATGCTAAAATTTTAGAAAATCCTTTAATCTCACCAGAAAATAAGCCCCCTGCTTTTGATGCCGCCGTAAAGCCAAGCATGGATACGGAAGAGTTTCGCCATGTGCGAGCATCCGCTTGGCGGGCAAAAGCTATTCAACGCTTTCGGGATGAGTTTGCCAAAGCCTTTAACCCTAACACACAAGGTGCGGATTCTGTAGAGAGCTCTGCAACGGAAACCGTAGCCGATGGTACGCCGAGGGAGAGCACGACAAGTGTTGAGCCAGAATATGCGAAAATTGAACGCTACTTGGTGTAA
- a CDS encoding NACHT domain-containing protein — MNKKQQAHFHHIFTDNARAHQWREPVCSSLEQHKWLIRYREWLVKNFSDANFAGIADASQRTPMAMAKIYVEERFAEMEIQERAAPDKVAEQLQQQPGLGLEELLITFEEDKPIGVDGKAVLIGQPGSGKSVLVQMLATACSSAARNPMNEYLGRRMVVPIILRELTLSKDLHTPMDLLKAWQTKVKGKTGQDLVDLDHVVDLLDRGWGILCLDGVDEIGLAMRRRIRRIFHAFCMRFDKSAVLVTGRPVGFEQLPYDFKPSKKWLQRVADWAKPQSLSKRLLVTQGARLHQTLYMRPFDDGQIEQYVSRWFKARFPNDWEKQRRQSGKLLGPLQHYPAFQAIKRRPIFLASLTFVHDVRGALPHSHAQAYEEMVKAYLSVLDTHKELMEARNSGNKELSFDFSDDDKWRVLERLAYDLHHAKIGSTGGGERAVLHLEITHGQFKQWLLDLLAGGNYPLSFDQGGDRAANGKHVEDLLRFFLIRAGLLVEPEEGVLGFSHLSFQEFLVGSYIYRQMGNNSFDLVDFLEKELLVPMVTKPKWHPVGLAFFGLQSAKQAGSLQYELIKRSWLNKQEQTKPKEAQTQLQFLNKLLSEGEPTLTPSQRREIWSHYWERALQDAGESGGDHDWLSLYDEISPYWASWQDEVYAYMKAQFNQARPDDPLGVARLKLLSVAPDDWLEQQWQQGGAPLVQWMEAIQQNRHLFGPLDLHGRFAVVAAPLYREVLTVQEILLATEIYPPPVSLLREWQENDRLYLYSSAYETLNCPRQSRLKFFVYCDRAQAQAQAQAQAQERDWDRARARAWARDRALDRALARVRVRARDQALARAQARARARAQARARDWALARALYWDRALDRALDRALDRDRDLDWALDLDWALDRALFRVQAHNGDQDLDQTVNLWRLTVTSVASSPLYFASLGQQLQLWAQLGQQDPEIAALFELPWFPYHALQQVDTTHEQVEPVEALCHKLYRYLCHWLKERGEDMRDLPENLELQPGALFERWHPDNPRNRKFFTYLREERQLTPAHTPLEHYFLALKEAGWDKDKQPWPPEARDAWISDPPQLRTLEPAKNR; from the coding sequence ATGAATAAGAAACAACAAGCCCATTTTCACCATATCTTTACCGATAATGCCCGTGCTCACCAGTGGCGGGAACCGGTCTGTTCATCGTTGGAACAGCACAAGTGGTTGATCCGCTACCGGGAGTGGCTGGTTAAAAACTTCAGCGACGCCAACTTCGCCGGTATTGCCGATGCCAGCCAGCGGACCCCCATGGCCATGGCAAAAATCTATGTGGAAGAACGCTTTGCTGAAATGGAGATCCAGGAACGAGCCGCTCCGGACAAGGTTGCTGAGCAGTTACAACAGCAGCCGGGGTTGGGGCTGGAGGAGTTGCTCATCACTTTTGAAGAGGACAAGCCCATTGGGGTGGATGGCAAGGCGGTGTTGATTGGTCAACCCGGTTCGGGTAAATCGGTTTTGGTGCAGATGTTGGCGACCGCCTGCTCCAGTGCCGCTCGTAACCCTATGAATGAATATCTGGGGCGGCGCATGGTGGTGCCCATTATTCTACGGGAACTCACTTTAAGCAAAGACCTTCATACCCCTATGGATCTGCTCAAGGCTTGGCAGACCAAGGTCAAGGGTAAAACGGGGCAGGATCTGGTGGACCTGGACCATGTGGTGGATCTGCTGGACCGAGGCTGGGGTATTCTCTGTCTGGATGGGGTGGATGAGATCGGTCTGGCCATGCGCCGGCGGATCCGCCGCATCTTTCACGCCTTTTGTATGCGTTTTGATAAAAGTGCGGTGCTGGTTACGGGGCGGCCCGTGGGGTTCGAACAGCTGCCCTATGATTTTAAGCCCTCCAAAAAATGGCTGCAAAGGGTTGCTGATTGGGCGAAGCCACAATCATTATCCAAGCGCCTATTGGTCACCCAAGGTGCCCGGTTACATCAGACGCTCTACATGCGTCCCTTTGACGATGGGCAGATAGAACAGTATGTCAGCCGCTGGTTTAAGGCCCGTTTTCCCAATGATTGGGAGAAACAGCGGCGGCAAAGCGGCAAACTGTTGGGGCCTTTGCAGCACTACCCCGCTTTTCAGGCGATCAAACGTCGCCCCATCTTTCTTGCCAGCCTTACCTTTGTTCACGATGTGCGCGGAGCGCTGCCCCACAGCCACGCCCAGGCCTATGAAGAGATGGTCAAGGCCTATCTCTCCGTGCTTGATACCCATAAAGAGCTGATGGAGGCGCGAAACAGCGGCAACAAAGAGCTAAGCTTTGATTTTAGTGACGATGATAAATGGCGGGTGTTGGAGCGTTTGGCCTACGATCTTCACCATGCCAAAATTGGCTCTACCGGTGGTGGTGAGCGTGCCGTTTTGCATTTGGAGATCACCCACGGCCAGTTTAAGCAGTGGTTGTTGGATCTGTTGGCGGGGGGGAATTACCCGTTAAGCTTCGACCAGGGGGGCGATAGGGCGGCTAATGGAAAGCATGTTGAGGATCTATTGCGCTTTTTCCTGATCCGTGCTGGGCTGTTGGTGGAGCCAGAGGAGGGGGTATTGGGTTTTTCGCACCTCTCGTTCCAAGAGTTTTTGGTGGGCAGCTACATCTACCGGCAGATGGGCAACAATAGCTTTGATTTGGTGGATTTTCTGGAAAAGGAGCTGCTGGTACCGATGGTGACCAAGCCCAAGTGGCACCCGGTGGGGTTGGCCTTTTTTGGCCTACAGAGTGCCAAACAGGCGGGATCACTACAGTATGAGCTGATCAAACGTAGCTGGTTAAACAAACAGGAACAAACCAAGCCTAAAGAGGCGCAAACACAACTGCAATTTCTTAATAAGCTGCTCTCGGAAGGGGAGCCCACCCTCACCCCCAGCCAGCGGCGGGAGATTTGGAGCCACTATTGGGAAAGGGCCCTTCAAGATGCGGGGGAGAGTGGAGGAGATCATGATTGGCTGTCCCTATACGATGAGATTTCCCCCTATTGGGCGTCTTGGCAGGATGAGGTCTATGCCTATATGAAGGCGCAGTTTAACCAGGCCCGCCCGGATGATCCCCTGGGAGTGGCACGGCTAAAACTGCTCAGTGTGGCCCCCGATGATTGGTTGGAGCAGCAGTGGCAGCAGGGGGGCGCACCCCTTGTCCAGTGGATGGAAGCCATTCAACAGAATCGGCATCTGTTTGGCCCGCTGGATCTGCATGGACGTTTTGCCGTCGTTGCAGCACCCTTGTATCGCGAGGTGTTAACGGTGCAAGAGATCTTGCTGGCTACAGAGATCTATCCTCCCCCCGTTTCACTGCTACGGGAGTGGCAGGAAAACGACCGTTTATATCTCTATTCCAGTGCGTATGAGACGTTAAATTGCCCTAGGCAGAGTCGATTGAAATTTTTTGTCTATTGTGATCGGGCACAGGCACAGGCACAGGCACAGGCACAGGCTCAGGAGAGGGATTGGGATCGGGCTCGGGCTCGGGCTTGGGCTCGGGATCGGGCTCTGGATCGGGCTCTGGCTCGGGTTCGGGTTCGGGCTCGGGATCAGGCTCTGGCTCGGGCTCAGGCTCGGGCTCGGGCTCGGGCTCAGGCTCGGGCTCGGGATTGGGCTCTGGCTCGGGCTCTGTATTGGGATCGGGCTCTGGATCGGGCTCTGGATCGGGCTCTGGATCGGGATCGGGATCTGGATTGGGCTCTGGATCTGGATTGGGCTCTGGATCGGGCTCTGTTTCGGGTTCAGGCGCACAATGGGGATCAAGATTTGGATCAAACTGTGAATTTATGGCGGCTTACCGTGACCTCTGTCGCCTCCAGCCCCCTCTATTTTGCCAGCTTGGGGCAACAGTTGCAGCTATGGGCGCAGTTGGGGCAGCAGGATCCAGAAATTGCTGCGCTGTTTGAGCTACCATGGTTTCCCTACCATGCCCTGCAACAGGTGGACACCACCCATGAGCAGGTGGAACCGGTGGAGGCGCTCTGCCATAAACTCTACCGCTACCTGTGCCACTGGCTCAAGGAGCGAGGGGAAGATATGCGCGACCTGCCCGAAAACCTAGAGCTACAGCCTGGGGCGCTGTTTGAACGCTGGCACCCAGATAACCCACGCAACCGTAAATTTTTTACCTATCTGCGGGAAGAACGGCAGCTCACCCCCGCCCACACCCCCCTTGAACACTATTTCTTGGCACTCAAAGAGGCCGGCTGGGACAAAGATAAACAACCCTGGCCCCCCGAGGCGCGGGACGCCTGGATAAGCGATCCTCCCCAATTGCGCACACTGGAGCCAGCCAAAAATCGGTGA